From the bacterium genome, one window contains:
- a CDS encoding retropepsin-like aspartic protease produces MGLITKKLKVMGDKGEREVNCLFDSGASVSFIREDIQRAIATPFSLLKLMSFQLGDGRGRIEADRGVFLRIVLPEGDIFDDVVIVDSLGEEMVIGAQTLQRWRIKLDFEHDDIIVDKKALELKLI; encoded by the coding sequence ATGGGGCTAATTACAAAGAAGCTTAAGGTAATGGGCGATAAGGGAGAAAGGGAGGTAAATTGCCTTTTTGATAGTGGAGCCTCGGTCTCTTTTATTAGGGAGGATATTCAAAGGGCAATTGCTACACCATTTTCCTTGTTAAAGTTAATGAGTTTTCAACTTGGTGATGGAAGGGGAAGAATAGAGGCAGATAGGGGGGTATTTCTTCGCATTGTTTTGCCTGAAGGGGATATATTTGATGATGTGGTTATTGTTGATTCTCTGGGAGAAGAGATGGTCATAGGTGCGCAAACCCTTCAACGATGGAGAATAAAGCTTGACTTTGAGCATGATGATATCATCGTAGACAAGAAGGCATTGGAGTTAAAGCTAATTTAA
- a CDS encoding retropepsin-like aspartic protease has product MGLLVENLKVEGDKGKAEIACLFDTGSSESLIREDIAGKVSTIVNLPQPLYFKMADGEGILKANKCIPLSITLDGCTIRDEVIVVDKLTDDMIIGAGTMQKYRIKLDLENERVIIDPKVTRLRV; this is encoded by the coding sequence ATGGGACTATTGGTTGAGAATTTGAAGGTAGAGGGTGATAAAGGAAAGGCAGAGATTGCCTGCCTCTTTGATACAGGCTCATCTGAAAGCCTGATTAGAGAGGATATAGCAGGGAAGGTGTCAACCATTGTTAATCTTCCTCAACCTTTATATTTTAAAATGGCGGATGGAGAGGGTATTCTTAAGGCAAATAAATGCATACCCCTTTCTATTACCCTTGATGGTTGCACTATCCGTGATGAGGTTATAGTGGTTGACAAATTAACCGATGATATGATAATTGGTGCAGGAACAATGCAGAAATATAGGATAAAGCTTGATTTAGAGAATGAAAGGGTAATTATTGACCCAAAGGTTACGAGGTTGAGGGTTTAA
- a CDS encoding retropepsin-like aspartic protease, translated as MGLLVENLKVEGDKGKAEIACLFDTGSSETLIREDVAERIATIVELIHPIYFKMADGETPLEARKVVNLFITVNGCEILEPAIVVEKLSDEMIIGGETMQRRKIKLDLEKEKIIIDPRSARLRV; from the coding sequence ATGGGACTATTGGTTGAGAATTTGAAGGTAGAGGGTGATAAAGGAAAGGCAGAGATTGCCTGCCTCTTTGATACCGGCTCATCAGAGACCCTGATTAGAGAGGATGTAGCAGAGAGGATTGCAACCATTGTTGAGCTTATCCACCCCATCTATTTTAAAATGGCGGATGGAGAAACTCCACTTGAGGCAAGAAAAGTGGTAAATCTTTTTATTACAGTTAATGGTTGTGAAATCCTTGAGCCAGCAATTGTGGTTGAGAAGCTATCTGATGAAATGATCATTGGAGGAGAGACAATGCAAAGGAGAAAGATTAAGCTTGATTTAGAAAAGGAAAAAATAATAATTGACCCAAGGTCAGCAAGGCTAAGGGTCTAA
- a CDS encoding LysM peptidoglycan-binding domain-containing protein: protein MKKFISLLLVIPLLGSAKISQKELGEGEYEIVIIKKGDTLWDLAGKYIGKCWQWPKFEEYNKFTDPHWIYPGEKLAIGIKDGKVFIKKAEDFEKELKEELERKNLEIARLKEEMERLKEAQLIKLEDEEARRREEEERKRLEASFGDLKQETDFLRGRIDELARKLSKTEDKLSTREDMLAREKQEKERIQKELRETQEEKDIIKKEEKTQRRYKEILAISAFVGIIIVNSLK from the coding sequence ATGAAAAAATTTATTTCTCTTTTGTTGGTAATACCCCTTTTGGGAAGTGCAAAGATTTCCCAAAAGGAGCTTGGGGAGGGGGAATATGAGATTGTTATAATTAAAAAGGGTGATACCCTTTGGGACCTGGCAGGAAAGTATATAGGGAAGTGTTGGCAATGGCCAAAGTTTGAAGAATATAACAAATTTACCGACCCCCATTGGATATACCCAGGGGAGAAGCTTGCCATTGGCATAAAGGATGGAAAGGTTTTTATAAAGAAGGCAGAAGACTTTGAAAAAGAGCTTAAAGAAGAACTGGAAAGAAAGAATTTAGAGATTGCAAGGCTAAAGGAAGAGATGGAGAGGTTGAAAGAGGCTCAGCTTATAAAACTTGAAGATGAAGAGGCAAGAAGAAGAGAGGAAGAGGAAAGAAAAAGGCTTGAGGCTTCATTTGGTGATTTAAAACAAGAAACAGATTTCTTGCGAGGAAGGATAGATGAGTTGGCAAGAAAGCTTTCCAAAACAGAAGATAAATTAAGCACAAGAGAGGATATGCTAGCTCGTGAAAAACAGGAAAAAGAAAGAATCCAAAAGGAATTAAGAGAAACCCAAGAGGAGAAAGATATAATAAAAAAGGAGGAAAAAACTCAAAGAAGATACAAAGAAATCCTTGCCATTTCTGCCTTTGTCGGCATTATCATTGTTAATTCGTTAAAGTAA
- the yajC gene encoding preprotein translocase subunit YajC, producing MNQQALGILFSIFPFILIIALFYLLIIMPQQKKEREHKKMIASLKKGDSIITIGGICGTIHQVKEKSIILEIAPKIRIECLKTGILSKQ from the coding sequence ATGAATCAACAGGCACTAGGCATTTTATTTTCCATTTTTCCATTTATTCTTATTATTGCCTTATTCTATCTCCTAATAATTATGCCACAGCAAAAAAAGGAGAGGGAGCATAAAAAGATGATTGCAAGCTTAAAGAAAGGTGATAGTATTATAACAATTGGCGGGATTTGTGGAACAATACATCAGGTAAAGGAAAAAAGCATAATTTTAGAAATTGCTCCCAAAATAAGGATTGAATGCCTTAAGACAGGGATTCTTTCAAAGCAATAA
- a CDS encoding flagellar biosynthetic protein FliO, producing MKNPLFAATPTLTFSSPSDINIFWIVIKIALYLVFVGGIAFLVVFLFKRKRRISEGELIQVIGTKAIAPGKYIQIVEILNRILILGVGENINLLSQIKDKEEIDLIKTEISKEEGRKNPSIPFADYLFKKKIDFLEAESERLKNIGK from the coding sequence GTGAAAAATCCCCTTTTTGCAGCTACACCAACACTTACCTTCTCATCCCCATCTGACATTAACATATTTTGGATTGTGATAAAAATTGCTTTATATCTTGTATTTGTGGGAGGTATTGCCTTTCTTGTTGTTTTCCTTTTCAAAAGAAAAAGGAGGATTTCTGAAGGAGAGCTTATTCAAGTAATTGGCACAAAAGCAATTGCACCGGGAAAATATATCCAGATTGTTGAGATTTTAAATAGAATCCTTATCCTCGGCGTAGGTGAAAATATCAATCTCCTTTCCCAGATAAAGGATAAGGAGGAAATTGACCTCATAAAAACAGAGATAAGTAAAGAGGAGGGAAGAAAAAATCCAAGCATTCCATTTGCAGACTACCTCTTCAAAAAGAAGATAGATTTTCTTGAGGCCGAAAGCGAGAGGTTAAAAAATATAGGAAAATGA
- the fliN gene encoding flagellar motor switch protein FliN: protein MAEETAITKEELDALLGEMKGKEGVISPVEEKRLEDIYRSTMLSATEVLSKVLNKQVKIEDPEVKTITPNELESELPKNAIVVETEHTDGLKGMTYMILLKDHGATMADLATGGDGTAPPKDLTEVYLGALADAIGKMIEAANASLSTRLGRQILSTHPPKIRVIDFEKQKTELDILKENQLVKIDYTLTVGDLFAGDLIQLIPNEIARPIVEGMEEKETPPVIPTGPVQFAEARPTIPEMPSNIQLLMDVPVEISVELGKTNKNLSELLKMGEGYIMELDKMTGEPVDVLVNGRLIAKASVVVIDENFGVRITNIITPKERLSFLQ, encoded by the coding sequence ATGGCAGAAGAAACAGCAATTACAAAAGAAGAATTAGATGCCCTTCTTGGGGAAATGAAGGGAAAGGAGGGGGTTATCTCTCCGGTTGAAGAAAAAAGGCTTGAAGACATCTACAGGTCAACAATGCTTTCTGCCACAGAGGTTCTCTCTAAGGTTCTAAATAAACAGGTAAAAATAGAAGACCCTGAGGTAAAAACCATAACACCCAATGAACTAGAAAGCGAGCTTCCAAAAAATGCTATTGTAGTTGAAACAGAACATACAGATGGATTAAAGGGAATGACCTATATGATCTTATTAAAGGACCATGGTGCAACAATGGCAGACCTTGCCACAGGTGGCGATGGGACAGCACCACCTAAGGATCTAACCGAGGTATATCTTGGTGCACTTGCTGATGCAATAGGAAAGATGATTGAGGCAGCAAATGCCTCTTTATCAACCAGGCTAGGAAGACAAATCTTATCTACCCATCCTCCAAAGATAAGGGTTATTGACTTTGAAAAACAAAAGACAGAGCTTGATATACTAAAAGAAAACCAGCTGGTAAAAATAGATTATACCCTTACGGTTGGTGATCTATTTGCAGGAGACCTTATTCAACTTATCCCAAATGAGATAGCAAGACCTATTGTTGAAGGGATGGAAGAAAAGGAAACACCGCCTGTAATCCCTACAGGTCCTGTCCAATTTGCCGAAGCTAGACCAACCATCCCCGAAATGCCATCCAATATCCAGCTTTTAATGGATGTTCCGGTTGAAATAAGCGTAGAGCTTGGAAAAACAAACAAAAATCTTTCTGAGCTTTTAAAGATGGGAGAAGGGTATATAATGGAGCTTGATAAAATGACAGGCGAGCCGGTTGATGTATTGGTTAATGGAAGGCTTATTGCAAAGGCTTCGGTTGTTGTTATTGATGAGAATTTTGGGGTAAGAATAACAAACATTATAACCCCAAAGGAAAGGCTATCATTCCTCCAGTGA
- the glp gene encoding gephyrin-like molybdotransferase Glp, whose protein sequence is MISVLEAQKIILESVDVLGEEDIEISSLLNRVLSQDIISTIDIPTSNLSAMDGYAVASSDTKGASEKNPVSLEVIEEIPGEAIPKKVIKNGFASRIMTGAMLPEGADSVVMIEDTETMRQSVMIKKETKPYENVIQRGENIKNGELVLERQRVIDPSSIGILASLGITSVKTIKQPKIAVLATGNEIVDIRGELLPGKIRNTNTWTLSAQIRESWAIPIDLGIGRDNKEDISSRIERGLKEADMLITSGGVSIGDYDITRDVLEDMGLMVKFHKVAMRPGKPTLFGIIKGKPFFGLPGYPVSSMVCFEILARPAILKMGGRKNLERPIIKAILGEEIRKKTDRRHYLRVSLKKKNGLFEARLSGNQGSSVLSSMVKADGLLIAEKDVEFIPCGSEVSVYLLRNV, encoded by the coding sequence ATGATTTCTGTTCTTGAAGCACAAAAGATAATCTTAGAGAGCGTAGATGTCCTAGGAGAAGAAGATATAGAGATTAGCTCGTTATTGAATAGGGTGTTATCACAAGACATCATCTCTACAATAGACATTCCGACCTCTAATCTCTCGGCAATGGATGGCTATGCTGTAGCTTCATCTGATACAAAAGGTGCATCAGAAAAGAATCCTGTTAGCTTAGAGGTTATTGAAGAAATTCCAGGGGAAGCAATTCCAAAAAAGGTGATAAAGAATGGCTTTGCATCCAGAATAATGACGGGTGCTATGCTTCCAGAGGGAGCAGATTCTGTTGTTATGATTGAGGATACAGAGACAATGAGACAATCTGTTATGATAAAAAAAGAGACAAAGCCATATGAAAATGTTATCCAAAGGGGAGAGAACATAAAAAATGGTGAGCTTGTTTTGGAAAGGCAAAGGGTAATAGACCCTTCCTCAATTGGAATATTGGCATCATTAGGGATAACAAGCGTTAAAACAATAAAACAGCCAAAGATCGCTGTATTAGCCACGGGGAATGAGATAGTAGATATTAGGGGTGAATTATTGCCCGGAAAAATAAGGAATACAAATACCTGGACATTATCTGCTCAGATCAGAGAATCCTGGGCAATCCCAATAGACTTAGGGATAGGAAGGGACAACAAAGAAGATATATCTTCAAGGATTGAAAGGGGGCTAAAAGAGGCTGATATGCTCATAACCTCAGGCGGTGTCTCTATTGGCGACTATGACATTACAAGGGATGTTTTGGAGGATATGGGGCTTATGGTTAAGTTTCACAAGGTTGCAATGAGGCCAGGAAAGCCTACCCTGTTTGGAATAATTAAAGGAAAGCCATTCTTTGGCCTTCCAGGATACCCGGTTTCATCGATGGTTTGCTTTGAAATTCTTGCAAGACCAGCAATCCTTAAGATGGGAGGAAGAAAAAATTTAGAAAGGCCAATAATTAAGGCAATATTGGGAGAGGAGATAAGAAAAAAAACAGATAGAAGGCATTATTTAAGGGTATCCCTCAAAAAGAAAAACGGCCTATTTGAGGCAAGGCTTTCAGGAAATCAAGGTTCATCTGTCTTAAGCTCAATGGTAAAGGCAGATGGCCTTCTTATTGCAGAAAAAGATGTAGAATTTATCCCTTGTGGAAGTGAGGTTTCGGTTTATCTTTTAAGAAATGTTTGA
- the mtnA gene encoding S-methyl-5-thioribose-1-phosphate isomerase, translating to MFEPLIWDNGMLKILDQTRLPDEVFWICCKTYEDVASCIKEMKIRGAPAIGIAGGYGVAMADDKEKAIEVLKNTRPTGRDLFYTLERMKNSDCNPLDLAKQIHQELKERNRKIGEYGLSLLYDGISILTHCNAGSLACCGIGTALAPIYLAHSKGMDIKVFVTETRPRCQGARLTMYELSQAKIPATLIADTMVGYVMKNRLVDLVLVGADRIARNGDIANKIGTYQIAILADYHKIPFYCLAPTSTIDLNIEDGSQIIIEERDKNELGYNFDCLNPAFDITPNLLIAGIITEKGIYSRNPNF from the coding sequence ATGTTTGAGCCACTTATCTGGGATAATGGTATGTTAAAAATTCTTGACCAGACAAGGCTTCCCGATGAGGTCTTCTGGATTTGTTGTAAAACTTACGAGGATGTTGCCTCCTGCATAAAAGAGATGAAGATAAGGGGAGCACCTGCGATTGGAATTGCGGGAGGATATGGAGTGGCAATGGCAGATGATAAAGAAAAGGCAATTGAGGTTTTAAAGAATACAAGGCCAACCGGAAGGGACCTTTTTTACACTTTAGAAAGAATGAAAAATAGCGATTGCAATCCTTTAGACCTGGCAAAGCAAATCCACCAAGAATTAAAGGAAAGAAACAGAAAAATTGGCGAATATGGCCTTTCGCTTTTATATGATGGAATCTCCATCCTTACCCATTGCAATGCAGGCTCTCTTGCTTGCTGTGGCATAGGAACAGCCCTTGCTCCAATATACCTTGCCCATAGCAAGGGTATGGATATAAAGGTATTTGTAACCGAAACAAGGCCAAGGTGCCAGGGGGCAAGGCTTACAATGTATGAGCTTTCCCAAGCTAAAATTCCTGCCACCTTGATTGCCGATACAATGGTAGGCTATGTGATGAAGAATAGATTGGTTGATCTTGTCTTAGTGGGTGCGGATAGAATAGCAAGAAATGGCGATATTGCAAATAAAATAGGGACATACCAAATAGCCATTTTGGCAGATTACCACAAGATTCCCTTCTATTGCCTTGCCCCAACCTCAACGATTGATTTAAATATTGAAGATGGTAGCCAAATTATAATTGAAGAAAGGGATAAAAATGAGCTTGGCTATAATTTTGATTGCCTAAACCCAGCCTTTGACATTACCCCAAATCTACTTATTGCAGGAATAATTACAGAGAAGGGGATATATTCAAGAAATCCTAATTTCTAA